One Tripterygium wilfordii isolate XIE 37 chromosome 10, ASM1340144v1, whole genome shotgun sequence DNA segment encodes these proteins:
- the LOC120008036 gene encoding F-box/LRR-repeat protein At3g58900-like: MTVKEAARTSVLSRRWRKVWAFIPSLNFDTPHKLDAEVSIQVNRRTIRLVNAERLRHVNWINRVLESYQGSTIDEFRVRFDLNEDHKRDLDRWVNFASEKKVKEFVMDLQISLRTLQLKEVNVSGDGIEYLLSSCRCWSITLLEALEDKALHAFEKHIYFRDKSVVIHIFLSTSSLFWECPQPC; this comes from the exons ATGACAGTGAAAGAAGCAGCAAGGACCAGTGTCCTTTCACGTCGGTGGCGTAAAGTGTGGGCTTTTATTCCCTCCTTGAACTTTGACACTCCACATAAGCTAGACGCGGAAGTATCAATACAAGTAAACCGGAGAACAATAAGATTGGTTAATGCTGAAAGACTTAGACATGTAAATTGGATAAATCGTGTCTTGGAGTCATATCAGGGTTCTACTATTGATGAATTCAGGGTTCGATTTGATTTGAATGAAGATCATAAACGTGATCTCGATAGATGGGTGAACTTTGCAAGTGAAAAGAAAGTCAAAGAGTTTGTGATGGACTTACAGAT TTCCCTGAGAACTCTCCAGCTAAAAGAAGTAAATGTGAGTGGAGATGGTATTGAATACTTGTTATCTTCTTGCCG TTGCTGGTCAATCACTTTGCTCGAAGCACTTGAAGATAAAGCGTTGCATGCATTTGAAAAGCATATATATTTCCGCGACAAATCTGTTGTCATTCATATATTCTTGTCGACCTCAAGTCTCTTTTGGGAATGTCCCCAACCTTGTTGA
- the LOC120007208 gene encoding 40S ribosomal protein S8-like: MGISRDSMHKRRSTGGKKKAWRKKRKYELGRQSANTKLSSNKTVRRVRVRGGNVKWRALRLDTGNYSWGSEAVTRKTRILDVVYNASNNELVRTQTLVKSAIVQVDAAPFKQWYLQHYGVDIGRKKRLAAKKETTEEGETVSEETKKSNHVVRKLEKRQKDRKLDSHIEEQFGAGRLMACISSRPGQCGRADGYILEGKELEFYMKKLQRKKGKGSTGATA; this comes from the exons ATGG GTATTTCCAGGGACTCCATGCACAAGAGGCGTAGCACCGGTGGTAAGAAGAAAGCCTGGAGGAAGAAGCGAAA GTATGAGCTTGGTCGGCAGTCTGCAAATACTAAGCTCTCAAGCAACAAGACAGTCAGGAGAGTTCGTGTAAGAGGAGGCAATGTGAAGTGGAGGGCCCTGAGGTTGGACACTGGGAATTATTCTTGGGGCAGTGAAGCTGTTACCCGCAAGACTCGTATTCTTGATGTGGTTTACAATGCCTCAAACAATGAGCTTGTTAGGACACAAACTCTGGTCAAGAGTGCAATTGTCCAAGTGGATGCGGCTCCATTTAAGCAATGGTACCTTCAGCACTATGGTGTTGACATTGGTCGAAAGAAAAGGTTGGCagcaaagaaagaaacaacagaG GAGGGAGAAACTGTGTCCGAGGAAACTAAGAAGAGCAACCATGTCGTTAGGAAGCTTGAAAAACGCCAAAAGGATCGTAAACTTGATTCCCACATTGAAGAGCAATTTGGTGCTGGTAGATTGATGGCATGTATTTCATCCCGTCCAGGTCAATGTGGCAGAGCTGATGG GTACATATTGGAGGGTAAGGAACTGGAATTCTATATGAAGAAGCTTCAGAGGAAGAAAGGCAAGGGTAGCACTGGTGCTACAGCTTAA